The Aminipila terrae nucleotide sequence CATTTACCCTGTTTTGTCACAATAATGACATTGTTTCTTCCTGTGGTTTGATTTATTCCGATAAGTTCGTCACCGTCTTTAAGGCTGATAGCAATAAGACCTGTCTTTCTATTTGTATCAAATTGAGAAAGTGGAGTCTTCTTTATAGTACCGTGCTTAGTGACAGCAATTAAAAATTTATCTTCAGCAAATTCCTTGATAGGAATAACTGCCGTAATTCTTTCTCTCTGCATTAAATTCAGGAAGTTTACAGCCGGCATACCTTTTGCAGTTCTTCCTGCTTCTGGTATTTCATAAGCCTTGAGTTTATGGGCTTTACCAGTATTTGTAAAGAACATTAAAGTATCATGAGTTGAAGTCATAATCATGTCCTTAACAAAGTCATTTTCCCTGGTTGTCAATCCAGTGATACCTTTTCCTCCCCGTTTCTGGGTTTTATAATTATCAACTGATACACGCTTTAAATATCCAAGATGCGTCAATGTTATAGCAACATTTTCTTCTTCGATTAAATCTTCTTCATCCAATTCGGAAATATCAGCAACAATTTTTGTTCTTCTGTCATCTCCCCATTTATCTTTAATTTCAAGAAGTTCATCCTTAACAACACCCATCAGCATTTTTTCATCTGCTAACAGCTGGTTATAATATGCAATCTTCTTCATTAATTCTTCGTATTCACTTTCAATTTTTTCTCTTTCCAGTCCCTGCAATCTGGCAAGTCTCATATCAAGAATTGCCTGTGCCTGGATTTCAGAAAGTCCAAAACGTTCAATTAATTTTTCTTTTGCATCGTTATAACTTGATCTGATAATCTTAATGATTTCATCAATATTATCAAGAGCTATTCGTAAACCTTCTAAAATATGAGCTCTTGCCTCAGCCTTTTTCTTGTCAAAAATAGTTCTTCTTGTAACAACTTCTTTCTGATGCTTTAAATATTCATCTAAAATTTCATAAAGAGTCAATGTCTTAGGCTGACCGTTTACCAGCGCAATCATAATCATACTGTAACTTTCCTGAAGCTGAGTATGTTTGAAAAGTCTGTTTAAGGTAATCTGTGGGTTGGCATCTCTTTTAAGTTCTATAACTATTCTCATACCCTGTCTGTTTGATTCATCACGGATATCAGAAATACCTTCAATCTTCTTTTCCTTTACCAGATCAGCAATTTTTTCAATAAGTCTTGCTTTATTTACCTGATAAGGAATTTCAGTTACAATAATCTGCTGTTTACCTTTGTTTGTTTCTTCAAATTCTGTTGTTGCTCTTACAAGAACTTTTCCCTGACCCGTTCTATATGCTTCTTTTGCACTGTTCTTTCCCATAATGGTAGCACCCGTTGGGAAATCAGGGCCTTTAACTATCTTAATTAAATCTTCAATATCAGCATTGTCATTGTCGATCATATAAACAGCAGCATCGATTACTTCTCTCAAATTATGAGGCGGAATTGATGTGGCCATACCAACGGCAATACCGTTGGAACCATTTACTAATAAATTTGGAAATCTTGAAGGAAGTACTACTGGTTCCTGCTCTTCTTCATCAAAGTTAGGCATGAAATCAACAGTTTCCTTGTCAATATCCCTAAGCATCTGCAATGCAAATGGAGTCATTCTGGCTTCCGTATAACGCATGGCCGCAGCGCCATCCCCATCCACGGAACCAAAGTTACCATGTCCATCTACAAGTAAATATCTGGTTGAAAAATCCTGAGCCATTCTAACCATGGCATCATAAATTGAACTGTCACCATGAGGGTGATATTTACCCATTACTTCACCGACGATACGTGCAGATTTTTTATGCGGTTTATCCGGAGTAACTCCCAGTTCACTCATTCCATAAAGTATTCTTCTGTGTACAGGCTTCAGACCATCACGAACATCCGGAAGTGCTCTTCCTACAATAACGCTCATGGAATAGTCTATATAGGAGTTTTTCATTTCGTCATGAATCTCATGCTGTATCAGCTTTGAATCTTCTAATAAATTCATAATCTTAATTTCCTCCTACTTCTTAAATATCTATCTTTGCATATTGCGCATTTTCTTCAATAAATCTCTTTCTTGGAGGAACTTTGTCTCCCATAAGAGTTGTAAAAATTTCATCTGCAGCCGCAGAATCTTCAAGAGTTATCTGTATTAATGTCCTGTGATTATAATCCATTGTGGTTTCCCATAACTGATTAAAGTCCATTTCTCCAAGACCCTTATATCTTTGAATATCAGCCTTTCCAGGTTTGTCTGAAAGACTGGCCATAAGTCTTTCCTGTTCTTTTTCACCATAAGTATAATATACTTCCTTGCCCTTTTTTGTCTGGAAAAGTGGTGGCTGGGCAGCATAAACAAACCCACCTTCAATAAGTGGAGTCATGTATCTATAGAAGAATGTCAACAGAAGCGTTCTGATATGCGCACCATCAACATCGGCATCGGTCATAATTATTATTTTATGATATCTTAACTTTTCAATATTAAAATCCTGTCCAATACCACAGCCAAATGCTGTAATCATATTTTTAATTTCTTCAGAATTTAATATCTTATCAAGTCTGGCTTTTTCAACATTTAATATTTTACCACGAAGAGGAAGTACCGCCTGTCTTTTTCTGTCTCTTCCCTGCTTTGCACTGCCTCCGGCTGAATCTCCTTCGACTAAAAATACTTCTGACAAAGCTGGATTTTTTTCTGAACAGTCGGCAAGTTTTCCTGGAAGTGATATACCATCCAGTACACCTTTTCTTCTTGTTATATCTCTTGCCTTTCTTGCAGCTTCTCTTGCCCGTGCTGCACGAAGACACTTATCAATGATAATCCTTGCTTCGTTAGGGTGCTCTTCCAAAAACGCTGTTAAGTTCTCATTAGTTGAAGTTTCAACAAACCCTCTCATTTCACTGTTTCCCAGTTTTGTCTTTGTCTGACCTTCAAACTGTGGTTCTGTAAGTTTAACAGAAATAATAGCGGTAAGACCTTCTCTTACATCTTCTCCTGAAAGGGTATCATCATTTTCTTTTAATATTTTGTTCTTTTTTGCATAGTCATTGATTACTCTGGTAAGTGCAGACTTAAAACCTACCATGTGAGTACCACCTTCCGTGGTATTTATGTTATTTGCATAAGAAAGAATCAGTTCACTGTAACTATCTGTATACTGCATAGCTACTTCAACTTCTAAATTATTTTTTATCAGTTCAAAATAGATAACTTCACTGTGAATAGCTTCTTTATTTTTATTTTGATGTATTACAAATTCCTTGATTCCGCCTTCATAATGAAAAACTTGTTCTTTTTTCTGACCTTCTCTGTCGTCTTTAAGCGTAATTTTAATACCCTTGTTTAAGAAAGCCATTTCTCTCAGTCTGTGTTCCAAGGTAGGATAATCATATGTTACATCATCAAAAATATCAGGATCTGGCCAGAAAGTTGACTTTGAACCTGTATGTCTTGATTCTCCTATAACAGTAAGAGGCATGGTAGTTTTGCCCTTACTATAAATCTGTTTATATATTTTTCCGTTTCTTTTTATTTCTACTTCCATTTCAGTAGAAAGTGCATTTACTACAGAAGCACCTACCCCATGAAGACCACCGGATACTTTATATCCTCCGCCTCCAAACTTACCACCGGCATGAAGCACTGTATGAATTACTTCGACTGCAGGAATACCAAGTTTAGGGTGTGCGTCCACAGGCATACCTCTGCCATCATCTTCTACAGTGATGGAGTTATCTGCATTAATTGTAATGTTAATAGTCTTGCAGAAACCAGCTAAAGCCTCATCCACGCTGTTGTCTACAACTTCGTAAACCAGGTGATGAAGGCCTCTTGGACCAGTACTGCCTATATACATGCCCGGTCTTTTTCTTACAGCTTCAAGACCTTCCAGAACTTGTATCTGGGCAGCATCATACTGTTGATTCTTTACTTCTGTACTCAATTTAACTTCTCCTGTTCTATGGACACAAATAAATCATATTCACTGTTTTTTAGCAAATATAATCATTCTGTCCTTAAAATTATTACTATATAAAAATATTGTTGCCAAATTTTAGATACAATATAACTAATCTAGTATACCTTAAAACTTCCGTTTTTACAATATTTTTTATACTTTTGGATTTATATTTTAAAAAAAGCATTTTAAAAGCCTTAAATCGAGTGTTTAGGGCTTTTAAATTAATATTATTCTATAAGGTGTGTTAATTTATTTTTAAAACATTAATCAACTATCTTTTGTATTTGACTTAAAACTTGCTCATATAAATTTTAATAAATCTTTATATAAATTTTCTTTTTTTCCAAAGGTAACATATTCTTTTACTCTATTACCATCATCCACTATTATTCTGTTTTTTTCATCGACAACTATTTTCACTAATACTTCTCCATATGTAACGTAAATTTCAATTTGATTATTACTTAGTGATGCATTAGAGCTTTTCAAATATTTATAATTTAAAAATTGTTCATAAAAATTATCCCATAATAGCTTTTGTTTTTTACTTGAAGTTTCTTTAAGCTTATATGGATCTTCCCCCTGTATAATATTTATATTATCTGCGTAGACATATGTTGGCTCTTTATCTGAAACAACTTTTTCAAAGCTTACAGGTTTAACATTTAAAAATAAAATCAAGGAAATTAATAATAAGATAATATAAAAAAACCTTTTTTTCATAATACCCCTTACATTTTTTTTAATTTATTCTTATTTTTACTTTTATAAGACTGCTTTTTTTCATAATTTTTTTTAAAAAAGAAATAAAAAATAATGGTCCAGAAAATTATATTTGCTATTACGAAAGCTATTAATTTCATTATTCTGCCTCCTTTATTTTTCCATTCTCCACATAAAATCTTTTACCTTCAGGCAGTGTACTTTTTACTTTTTCTGATAACTCTGCTGATGTTATAAAAAGCTGGATTCCTGAAAGTGAGTTAATGAGATAATTTTGGCGTTCCTCATCTAATTCTGATAAAACATCGTCTAATAACAATATACAATCTTCCTCAGTTTCATCTTTTATCAGCATTATTTCTGCTAATTTTAATGATAATGCAGCTGTTCTCTGCTGCCCCTGTGATCCATATTTACGTATATCTATCCCATTTATGGTTATTTTTAAGTCATCCCGATGAGGCCCCACGCTTGTGCTTCTTCTCAATAAATCCTTTTCCAGATTTTCATTTATTTTTTCCAAGAATAAGGACTTCTGATCTTCTAAATTTTTCATAAAAGGAACATTTGATTCATACTGAACATGCAGCTTTTCCCTGCCGTTGGTAATATTTTTATGAATTTCACTGCTGATTTTATCTATTTTTTTTACAAACTCAGCCCTATGGGTTATAATCTTGGCCCCATATTCACATAATTCCTGATTCCATATTTCCAACAAAGTTATTTTAGGAGAATTTTCTTTTAACATGGCATTTCTTTGAAGCAATACTTTTTTATATTTTGATATATTATTAAAATACACAGGTTTTATCTGACAAAGTTCTCTGTCTATAAATTTTCGTCTTTTTTCCGGTTCTTCTTTAACAATTTTTAAATCTTCCGGAGAAAATACAACAATGTAAATACTTTCAAGAAGCTCTGAAATTTTTCTGATTTTATGACCATTTAATTTTACAGCCTTGCTTTCTTTACTTACTGCCATTTCAACACAGACATCTTCATCTTTTTTTTCTGCCTCAATTTTTATTCGGAAGAACTTTTTTCCGAATTTAATCATTTCAAAGTCATTGGAAGTACGAAAAGACTTTCCCAAAGAAGATAAATAAATAGCTTCAATGAGATTTGTTTTTCCCTGGGCATTATTACCAAGTATTAAATTAACATTGGGATGAAATTCTATTACAAGATTTTCATAATTTCTAAAATCCTGTAATTCCGCTTTTGTTATGTACATATGCAATTCTCCATAAACCAGCTTTATCAACTTGCACTTTTTATATTACTTTGTATTAAACAAAAGCTGCCATAAATGACAGCTGAAATTTTTTAATTTCCCGATAGTCTGACAGGCAGTATTAAATATACAAACTGATTTCCGTCTATTGGTTTAACTAAACAAGGACTTACACTGGTATTTAATTCAAGTTTTATATTATCCTCATCAATTACTTTAAGAACATCAATTAAATATTTTGAATTAAATCCTATATCAAGACCTTCGCCTTCCACTGAAATCATAACATTTTCTTTAACATTACCCTCTTCTGACCTGGAGGTAATAGTCATATTGTTTCCTTCAATAGAAAGTTTAACAAGATTATTCTTACCTTCTTTTGCAAAAAGAGAAGCTCTTTCAATACTTTCAAGTAAATCTCCACGATTTAAAGTAACAACGGTTTTACATTCTTTAGGAACAATGTCTTTATATTTTATAAATTCACCTTCTAAAAGCCTTAAAACTATTTTTGTTCCTTCTAACATAACAACCGCTTTTTTGTTATCCAGTATAATTCCAACATCTTCATCTTCAACTTCTGAGATAATTTTACTTATTTCAGATAAGATTTTCGAAGCAATTATGATTCTTTTATCTTCATAATTCTTCATTTCTTCTTTAACAACAGCCATTCTGAAACCATCTAAGGCAATCATGTTCAGGTAATTTTCTTCAAGTTCAATGAGAACACCCACTATTACACCTTTAGATTCATCTAAGCTTGCTGCAAAAGATGTTTTTCTAATCATCTCTTTAAATAATTCTCTATTAAGAACCAGTTTACTTTTCTCTTCTATTTCCCCTATGTTTGGAAACTCATCTGCAGGAAAACATACTATATTGAACTGTGAGGATGAACACTCTATAGTAATATTATTTTCTTCTTTTAGTTCTATGGTTATTTCTTCATTTGGAAGTTTTCTTATAATTTCACCAAATAAGCGGGATAAGACAACAATCTGTCCTTCTTCATTTACGTGTGCATCTATGACTTTTTCAATACTTAAATCTAAATCAGATGCTGTTAATGTTAATTTATTATCTTCAGCTTTTAGTAAAATACCCTTAAGAATAGGAATAGTAGTTCTGTTAGTTACAGCCTTTGAAACAGTATTTATAGCTTTAGATAAAATTTGCTGATTACAGGTAAATTTCATGTGCCGACTCCTTTATTCTTTTTAATATATTTTTAGTAGTAATAGTAGTAGGGGCTGTGGATTTGTTGATAACTATCTTCAAGCCTTGAAACTACTGAATTTGTGCCTGTTGATACTTTGTTGATAACTTGTATATTTTTTGATACCAATCAGTGAATTTTTGTGCATAAGTTTTTATATTTATAATTTAGGTGAAGCTTAGATTCTGCATTCATTTATATTTCTTTGTATGGCTTCCACTACTTCTTTTACAGATTCATTCATTTTCATTTCAGAGGTAATTTTTTCACAGCCATGCATTACTGTGGTATGATCCCTTTTTCCAAAGGCTTCGCCTATTTTTGGAAGGGATAAATCTGTCATTTCTCTGCAGAGATACATGGCGATCTGTCTTGGAAAAGCTAAAGCTCTAGTTCTTTTTGCCGATTCTATATCTGCAATTTTTATGTCAAAATGTTTACATACATATTTTTTTATAACTTCAGGATTTATGATAACATCTGTATTTGAGATGATATCTTTTAATACTTCTTTTGCCAGAGATAAATTGATTTCCTTGTTCATAAGATTTGAAAAAGTGATAACTCTTGAAAATGCTCCTTCCAGTTCCCGGATATTTGATTTGATTTTCCCGGCAATGAGTGCAATAACATCCATCAGGTTATCATCAATATTGATGTTTTCAAGTTCCGCCTTTTTCATTAGTATGGCCACTCGGTTTTCATAATCTGCTGGCTGGATGTCAGCAATCATGTTCCATTGAAATCTGGACCTTAGTCTTTCTTCTATGTTTAATAGTTTCGCTGGTGGTCTGTCACTTGAAATAATAATTTGTTTATTGGCTTCATATAAAGTGTTGAAAGTGTGGAAAAATTCTTCTTGTGTACTATCTTTTCCTTCAATAAATTGTATATCATCTATTAACAATACGTCTATATTCCTGTATTTATTTCTGAATTCAAGAGTTTTTCTGTCTCCGATTGCTTTTATAAGTTCATTTGTGAACATTTCTGATGATACATATAGTACTTTAAGTTTGGGATAGTTTATCAATATGTATTGCCCAATAGCATGCATCAAATGAGTTTTTCCCAAACCTGATCCCCCATACAAAAATAATGGATTGTAGGAATCAGAAGGATTAGCAGATACACATGATGGTGATTCTGCTACTGCAAGTGATGCAGCGTGTGCATATCTGTTATTGTTACCTACTACAAAAGCATTGAAATTGTAACGGGGATTGAAATAATATTCATCTGGAAAACGTTTTACAAAAGAATCGTCATACTCATTTTTATGATTTACAGTTTCTTCTTCCTCCATATCATCAAGTGTAAGTTCTATGTCATATTTTTTTGAAAAAGCAATAGCTACAGCATTTTCCAGAATAGACATATATCTGCTTTTCATGATATTTAAGTTCATATCGTTTAAAAGTTTTAGATATAATTTATTATTTTGTTCATCTATTTTTAAAGGTACTATAGGTAAAAACCAGGTGTTATAGCTTACCTCTGTTAGTTCGGGAGCCAGTAATTCCAAAGTTTTTTTCCAATTTTCGTTCATATTGCTCATTTATCTACATCCTTATTAAAAATTAAATATAATAAATTAAATATAAAATGATTAGTAATATAAAAATAACTAATCAATTAAAAATGAAATATAAAGTTCTAAATATATAATAACAATTAAGTTATCCACAGGCAATAGTTAAATTTTTTATGTTGAACTTTCAATAATCTGCATTTTATCCACATATAGTGGACAAAATTGTGCATAGTTTTCACATCAGCAACTAGATATAGGTTTTAAGATAAAAAATATCTAAAAAAATATTTATTAATTTGTAATATTATTGGTAAACTTGTTAAAATCATTGACACAGCTGGGGACTGACTGTATAATGATATGGCATGTACAGGACATGCAAGTGAAAATACGCCTTGAAATTTAGATGCGTATAAAACCGAATTATTGAATTAAGCAAGGAGGTGTTTAAAGATGAAACAGACTTATCAGCCAAAGAAAAGACAAAGATCAAAAGAACATGGTTTTAGAAAAAGAATGAGTACAAAGAACGGTAGAAATGTATTAAAAAGAAGAAGAGCAAGAGGAAGACAGAAATTATCTGCATAGAGACCGCAACTGTGGTCTTTTTGTTTTAAAGATTGACCAGGATACTCTTGTATGGTGATGTAATGCTTAAAAAAGGTGTATTACGCAAAAAAAAAGATTTTTCTGCTATATATAACAGAGGAAATTCTTTCGGTGGAAAATATGTAGTGTTATTTTGTAAAAAAAATAATCTGGATTACAATCGTATAGGATTTTTAGCAAGTAAAAAGTAGGAAAGAGCGTAGTAAGAAACAGAGCAAGAAGACTAATGAAAGAGAGTTTTAGACAAGTTGAATCTGATGTAAAAATCGGGTTTGATATTATTTTTATTGCAAGAAATACTATCAAAGACGTTAAATGTCATGAGGTTTATAAATGTGTAAGTTCTCTTGTAAAAAAGGCCGGATTAATAAAAAAGTATAAAAAGGAGTTCTATTTGAAAAGAATAGTTATAGGACTTATTAGGGATATCAGAAATTTATTTCACCTTTATTTCCACCAACATGCCGGTTTTACCCTACGTGTTCAGCATATTTTATTCAGGCAGTTGAAAAATATGGTGTTATAAAGGGTAGTTTTCTTGGAATTAAGAGGATTTTAAAATGTCATCCATTTAATCCTGGTGGCTATGATCCTTTAAAGTAGCGGAGGAAATTAATGCAAACAATTATTGGTTTTATTGCAGTGCCTCTGGGTTGGTTATTAAGTTTTATATATAGTTTATTAAACGACTATGGTATCACCTTAATAATTTTCACCATACTTGTAAAAGGTTGTCTCTATCCGCTTTATGCAGCGCAGATTAAATCAACTGCTGGTATGGCAGATATTCAACCCAAGATACAGGCTTTGCAAAGAAAGTACGCAAACGATAAAGAAACACTCAATATAAAGATGATGGAACTTTATAAAGAAGAAAAGTTTAATCCTATGGGCGGATGTTTACCTATGGTGATTCAGATGCCTATTATATTTGGACTTTTTGCTTTACTTAGAAATCCAATGGCTTATATATCAAGTGATTCTATGCTATTGGCAATCCATGAATCATTCTTATGGATTATGGATTTGAGCCAGCCAGACTTATGGATTCTTCCAATAGCAGCCGGTATAACCACTTTTATTTCTTTTAGTCAGACTCAGACTCAGCAGGGTAATGTAAATAACCAGATGGGTCCAATGATGAATATCATGAAGTACTTGTTCCCAGTAATGATTGTTTGGATGGGTAGATCTTTCCCAGCCGGCATTACAATTTATTGGTTCTTTGGTACTTTAGTTCAGATTGGTTTTAACTTTAGACTTAATAAATTAAGAAAAAAGATGAAGAGCAAATCAGAAAAAAAACATAAGAAATAAAAGCATATATTTGAAGGGAAATTAATATGGATTACGCTGAAAAGTGGGGGAAGGATGAAGATGAAGCAATAAGACTTGCCCTCATTGATTTAAAACTTACGATAGATGAAGTTGATGTAATTGTATTGGAAGAATCTTCAAAAGGCTTTTTTGGCATAGGTTCAAAACTTGCCAAAGTAAGAGTTCAAAAGAAGGCAACTGCAAAGGCTGAACAAAAGCCTGCAAAGGAAGTTGTGAAGGAAACTCCAATAACAAAGGTACAAAGTAACTCAAATAAAGAGATTACTAAAAAGGAATTTGTAAAAAAAGAAAAAAAAGAAAATAAAGAAGTTAAAGAAGTTAAAGAGAACAAGAATTCAGTCAGACAACCCGATAATATGGAAAATATTAAGACGGAAAGACCTAATGATTTAACGCCTGTTGAAAGTTCTCCTGCTTTAGATTTTCTTAAAGATGTAACTGAAAAAATGGGAATTGAAGTTACAGTTACTGCAGCGGAAAATGAAAATAGTATATATATTGATATCAATGGCAAAGATTCAGGAACTGTTATCGGAAAAAGAGGACAGACTCTTGATGCTATCCAATATTTAACTCGTCTTGTTGTAAACAAAGATGATGAAAAATATAAGAGAGTTGTTGTTGATGCTGAAAATTACAGAGCAAAAAGAGAAAAGACTTTGGAACAGCTGGCAAGCAGACTGGCAGACAAGGTTGTTAGAACAAGGAAGAGTGTAAGGCTTGAACCAATGAATCCTTATGAAAGAAAGATTATTCATGCAACTCTTCAGGGCAACCCTAAAATCACTACTAGAAGTGAAGGTGAAGAACCTTATAGAAGGGTTATCATAGAAATGAAATAAAAAAATAGCCCAGTAGGGCTATTTTTTCTTTTAATAATTCATCAGTAGTTTTTACGGATGAGTATATTAGAAAACAATTTAAATTGATGGTGATTAATTATGGAAGATACAATAGCAGCAGTTGCTACCGCCTATGGTGAAGGCGGAATAGGAATAATCAGAATAAGTGGTGAGGATGCTTTATTGATTTTAAATAAGGTTTTTCAGCCAATGAGAAAACATATTAATAATAGTGTAATAACAGATAAGTATGAGCCTGATTCTGTTGGTGTTACTATTGGAGAGTCTATAGTTAATAGACGATTAACCTATGGACATATTATTGATTATAGTACTAATCAGGTTTTAGACGAGGTATTGGCTGTATATATGAAAGCACCCTATACCTATACTAAAGAAGATGTGGTAGAAATTAATTGTCATGGAAGTATCGTATCTCTCCGAAAAGTTTTAGAACTTGTTCTGAGAAGCGGGGCAAGAATGGCTGAACCTGGAGAATTCACCAAACGAGCTTTTTTAAACGGAAGGTTGGATTTGACTCAGGCTGAAGCAGTTATAGATTTAATAAAAGCAAAAAGTGATAAAAGTTTTGATGTGGCTTTAGGTCAATTGGAAGGAACTTTATCAGATGTGATAGAACAGATTAGAAATTTACTGATGGATGAACTAGTAAATATAACGGTAAATATTGATTATCCAGATGAAGATATAGAAGAAATAACTTATGATAAATTATTAAATAATTTATTGCAAATAGACGATATGATTCAAAATTTAATAAGATCGGCTGATACTGGGCGTATTATAAAAGAGGGATTTAAAGTTGCAATAGTAGGTAAGCCCAATGTGGGAAAATCTTCCCTTATGAATGCCTTGTTAAAAGAAAACAGGGCAATTGTTACTGACATTCCTGGAACCACCAGAGATACTATAGTTGAAGATATAACTATAAAAAAAATTCCGGTAAAACTTATTGATACTGCCGGGATACACGATACAGATGATAAGGTAGAGAAAATAGGCATTGAAAAAAGCAAAGCAACTTTTAATGAAGCTGATTTAGTAATATTAATTTTAGATGGAAGTCAGGCTCTTTCAATTGAAGATGAAAATATTATGAATGTAATTGGAAATAGAAGAACTTTAGTGCTTATAAATAAAATTGATCTGGGTCAGGTTTTAAATGAAAAGAAACTTCAGGAAAAGATGCCCAAGGCATTATTTATAAAAACTGCTGTAAAAAATGGACAGGGAATTAACGAAATTGAAAATAAAATTGAAGA carries:
- the jag gene encoding RNA-binding cell elongation regulator Jag/EloR, with protein sequence MDYAEKWGKDEDEAIRLALIDLKLTIDEVDVIVLEESSKGFFGIGSKLAKVRVQKKATAKAEQKPAKEVVKETPITKVQSNSNKEITKKEFVKKEKKENKEVKEVKENKNSVRQPDNMENIKTERPNDLTPVESSPALDFLKDVTEKMGIEVTVTAAENENSIYIDINGKDSGTVIGKRGQTLDAIQYLTRLVVNKDDEKYKRVVVDAENYRAKREKTLEQLASRLADKVVRTRKSVRLEPMNPYERKIIHATLQGNPKITTRSEGEEPYRRVIIEMK
- the mnmE gene encoding tRNA uridine-5-carboxymethylaminomethyl(34) synthesis GTPase MnmE, whose protein sequence is MEDTIAAVATAYGEGGIGIIRISGEDALLILNKVFQPMRKHINNSVITDKYEPDSVGVTIGESIVNRRLTYGHIIDYSTNQVLDEVLAVYMKAPYTYTKEDVVEINCHGSIVSLRKVLELVLRSGARMAEPGEFTKRAFLNGRLDLTQAEAVIDLIKAKSDKSFDVALGQLEGTLSDVIEQIRNLLMDELVNITVNIDYPDEDIEEITYDKLLNNLLQIDDMIQNLIRSADTGRIIKEGFKVAIVGKPNVGKSSLMNALLKENRAIVTDIPGTTRDTIVEDITIKKIPVKLIDTAGIHDTDDKVEKIGIEKSKATFNEADLVILILDGSQALSIEDENIMNVIGNRRTLVLINKIDLGQVLNEKKLQEKMPKALFIKTAVKNGQGINEIENKIEDLVFNGEVKQSGSTFITNVRHANLLNSAKTALDDAINMVRSGEALEFIEIDVKRTFEFLGEIIGETVSESIIDEVFSRFCLGK
- a CDS encoding YidC/Oxa1 family membrane protein insertase, with amino-acid sequence MQTIIGFIAVPLGWLLSFIYSLLNDYGITLIIFTILVKGCLYPLYAAQIKSTAGMADIQPKIQALQRKYANDKETLNIKMMELYKEEKFNPMGGCLPMVIQMPIIFGLFALLRNPMAYISSDSMLLAIHESFLWIMDLSQPDLWILPIAAGITTFISFSQTQTQQGNVNNQMGPMMNIMKYLFPVMIVWMGRSFPAGITIYWFFGTLVQIGFNFRLNKLRKKMKSKSEKKHKK